In a genomic window of Bacteroidota bacterium:
- a CDS encoding type II secretion system F family protein codes for MTELRFTAVKPNGQIISGSLTADSASDGKKKIQKLAAQSNLTVRSIEKRGTFLYKVQKGAEKPIMGEQKAFNRQEVIDAFQKLGYKILYVRSKLFDYQAKPGMQDLLMFVKISAELLDQKLPYGEILTLLINDTANKTLKETLKEINSELKKGTDPEQVFTRYQNIFGKFTAFMLGLAAKSGNMGEIYRATAKFLERRAEFKKNLKSALVTPLITMVVLAGAVLFYVMYIFPETANMFKRFGIELPPMTKFTLEMSDFMMAHPIMIFLVMFGPLIAFVIFINTEKGRFLKDKYMLRMPVIGQIVHKTAIEVFCRVFYTLYSGSAESITPLRISAEATDNKYFEDRIKRVAIPIMTKQGVGITDALEATQVFTDTAISRIHSGEETGNIKNSMLQLANYYESETVYKLKNIIELVQVVISLIIMVVMTALTLVSAETATISPKPPGVSKNEIFLEKQNAQCLTPDWKLLTKSDIPFYEKV; via the coding sequence ATGACTGAATTACGATTTACTGCTGTTAAGCCAAATGGACAGATAATTAGTGGATCTCTTACCGCCGATTCGGCTTCCGACGGCAAAAAGAAAATCCAAAAACTTGCTGCCCAAAGCAATCTCACCGTTCGTTCGATTGAGAAAAGGGGGACTTTTCTCTATAAAGTCCAAAAAGGGGCTGAAAAGCCGATTATGGGTGAGCAGAAAGCTTTCAATCGACAGGAAGTTATCGATGCTTTCCAAAAACTCGGCTACAAGATTCTCTATGTAAGATCCAAACTCTTCGACTACCAGGCAAAACCGGGTATGCAGGATTTGCTGATGTTTGTCAAGATTAGTGCTGAATTGCTGGATCAGAAACTCCCCTACGGTGAAATCCTCACACTTCTGATCAATGACACAGCAAATAAAACACTAAAAGAGACACTAAAAGAAATTAATTCAGAATTAAAAAAGGGAACGGACCCGGAACAGGTCTTCACACGCTATCAAAATATTTTTGGGAAATTTACAGCTTTTATGCTCGGTCTTGCCGCAAAAAGCGGTAATATGGGGGAAATCTACAGAGCCACAGCCAAATTCCTCGAAAGACGGGCAGAGTTTAAGAAAAACCTCAAGAGTGCCCTCGTTACCCCCCTTATCACCATGGTGGTTCTTGCGGGTGCTGTTTTGTTCTATGTAATGTACATATTTCCCGAAACAGCAAATATGTTCAAAAGATTTGGCATCGAACTGCCACCAATGACAAAATTCACCCTCGAAATGAGTGATTTTATGATGGCACATCCGATAATGATTTTTTTAGTGATGTTCGGTCCTCTCATTGCATTTGTTATCTTTATCAACACGGAAAAGGGGCGTTTCCTAAAAGACAAATATATGCTCAGAATGCCCGTAATAGGGCAAATTGTGCATAAAACCGCCATTGAAGTTTTTTGCAGAGTGTTCTACACTCTCTATTCAGGTTCGGCAGAGAGCATTACTCCTTTGAGAATTTCTGCTGAAGCCACAGACAACAAATATTTTGAAGACAGAATAAAAAGAGTCGCAATTCCTATCATGACCAAGCAGGGTGTGGGAATTACGGATGCACTCGAGGCAACACAGGTTTTTACCGATACAGCCATCTCCCGAATTCATTCGGGCGAGGAAACCGGTAACATCAAGAACAGTATGCTTCAACTCGCGAATTATTATGAAAGCGAAACAGTTTACAAACTTAAAAACATTATAGAGCTGGTGCAGGTAGTCATTTCCCTCATCATTATGGTAGTGATGACAGCGCTGACCCTGGTCTCCGCAGAAACAGCCACAATCAGCCCAAAACCTCCGGGTGTATCAAAAAATGAAATTTTCCTGGAAAAACAGAATGCCCAATGCTTGACCCCAGACTGGAAACTGCTGACAAAATCGGATATACCCTTTTACGAAAAGGTATAA
- the bshA gene encoding N-acetyl-alpha-D-glucosaminyl L-malate synthase BshA, producing MKIGITCYPTYGGSGVVATELGIELAKKGHQIHFISYAIPFRLNHFMDNVIYHEVEMGTYPLFEFPLYSDALAGKMVEVMKYENLDLIHVHYAIPHATSAYLAKQICKDTQDVKIITTLHGTDITLVGLEPTYIHLLKFGILQSDGVTAVSRYLKEKTLTNYSIEKDIEVIPNFVDIDLYTPREVNEFRCRIAPNNEKILIHTSNFRVVKRVQDTIRILDLVKKEIPAKLVLIGDGPDRSECERLSRELGIEKDVIFLGKQEALPQILSCADIFLIPSQSESFGLAALEAMSVGLPVISTSVGGLPEVITHNHSGFIAEIGDVERMARYAVDLLTNDKKYKIFSKNAREIAVEKYSATKIVPMYEAYYEKVLNS from the coding sequence ATGAAAATCGGGATTACCTGTTATCCTACTTACGGTGGAAGTGGTGTTGTAGCAACTGAACTTGGAATTGAACTCGCAAAAAAGGGTCATCAGATTCATTTTATCAGCTATGCAATACCGTTTAGATTGAATCATTTCATGGACAATGTCATTTACCATGAAGTTGAGATGGGTACCTATCCCCTCTTTGAATTTCCGCTCTATTCCGATGCCCTTGCCGGCAAAATGGTCGAGGTGATGAAATACGAGAATCTCGATCTTATTCATGTCCACTACGCCATACCGCACGCTACAAGTGCTTATCTCGCAAAGCAGATTTGTAAGGATACCCAGGATGTTAAGATTATTACAACTTTGCACGGTACTGACATTACACTCGTGGGACTGGAACCGACATATATTCACCTTCTAAAGTTTGGAATACTTCAAAGTGACGGTGTAACTGCAGTTTCAAGGTATCTTAAAGAAAAAACGCTGACAAATTATTCAATCGAAAAAGATATAGAGGTGATTCCAAATTTTGTCGATATCGATCTCTATACTCCCAGGGAAGTTAATGAATTCAGATGCAGAATCGCACCGAACAATGAAAAAATCCTGATTCATACCTCCAATTTTAGAGTGGTTAAAAGGGTTCAGGATACTATAAGAATACTTGACCTTGTAAAAAAAGAAATCCCGGCGAAACTTGTCCTTATTGGCGACGGACCCGACCGCTCCGAGTGTGAGAGGCTCTCCCGTGAACTGGGCATAGAAAAGGATGTAATATTCCTCGGAAAACAGGAAGCACTGCCACAGATTCTTTCCTGTGCGGATATCTTCCTCATCCCTTCACAGTCGGAAAGTTTTGGTCTGGCTGCCCTCGAAGCGATGTCAGTTGGTTTGCCGGTAATAAGCACAAGTGTTGGTGGACTTCCCGAAGTTATCACTCACAATCACTCAGGGTTCATCGCTGAAATCGGGGATGTGGAGAGAATGGCAAGATATGCAGTAGACCTCCTGACAAATGATAAAAAATATAAAATATTTTCAAAAAATGCCCGTGAAATTGCCGTTGAGAAATACTCCGCAACAAAGATTGTACCCATGTACGAAGCGTACTATGAGAAAGTCCTGAATTCTTAA
- a CDS encoding cyclic nucleotide-binding domain-containing protein encodes MIFQKGESIVNEGDTSFNLFVLMKGSIGIFKGDVQVGTFSEKGGILGEMSAILGKPRTASLVALEPTTVVPIPSDFDLLIRENPDIAKAVMVNLAKNLERMTNEYLKIATHDQREEATQKLREDGSLII; translated from the coding sequence ATGATTTTTCAAAAAGGCGAATCAATTGTTAATGAAGGAGATACTTCTTTCAATCTTTTTGTGCTGATGAAAGGGAGTATCGGGATATTCAAAGGAGATGTCCAGGTGGGTACTTTCTCTGAAAAGGGTGGAATCCTCGGTGAGATGAGTGCAATACTCGGAAAACCTCGTACCGCGTCACTTGTAGCCTTGGAGCCCACTACAGTTGTTCCGATTCCCAGTGATTTCGATCTGTTGATCAGAGAAAATCCTGATATCGCAAAAGCTGTCATGGTAAATCTTGCAAAGAATCTTGAGCGGATGACAAATGAATATTTGAAGATTGCCACTCACGACCAGAGAGAAGAAGCAACCCAAAAGCTGAGAGAAGACGGAAGCCTGATTATATAA
- a CDS encoding peptidylprolyl isomerase — MNYTENTEYMTTTSKSFFIALLILSIFRAEGQYSISDKELVRATFLRDGKSLVVSDYLNSGDDRKVRAGLLAVANLNDSSLHSKIANCDYTKFGKFIAFALGCNSPSELSLSWLRKKINSERGVNTKYLLDAIGKIGDKTDLDKVLEIHESNNAALAEGISLAVANFALRGIKSERSPSVLLSLVSHKDFDNKTRSIAAYSLFRSRPSKDQIIKLKEILADVVRDDVTEEEEDLAKYLILSLRFLKVAPYTPKEVEFISFTLDFSQQIDLVSTLQFYDFKSKEDLDRLFGFMSNANGNFAITATTVLKNAMTDKKLMEAKFSDLEKLISSSVNKPALIEELLGTAFKLFPEKANSLFTGYRDRLSPASVAGLLGTKPDLLKHPADTLLSIYFSGNERVKLAAVTALGELRKSGRDSLMIQNFAVSQFTSGFASVVSTCCELLDSAFIVENKSKLETIIIKVVNDELNNPNFLEAHQSLLKLCESISADFAQTIKELFVNSAVSSIKALSGMKVPHSLSSNFDEIWNNAFKYRRAVIETEFGNIKLELYPGYAPVSVGNFCSLAQTSFYRDVLFHRVVPGFVIQAGDPSGTGWGGPGYDIISEYSPLEYTPGALGMASAGKDTEGSQFFIMTGTFPHLNSRYSLFGRVTEGQNIANEITQQSLIKKISLFE, encoded by the coding sequence GTGAATTATACAGAAAATACAGAGTATATGACTACCACTTCTAAATCGTTTTTTATTGCCCTTCTTATTCTCTCCATTTTTCGAGCAGAAGGGCAATATTCGATCTCTGATAAAGAGCTTGTCAGGGCAACTTTCCTCAGAGATGGGAAAAGCCTCGTTGTATCCGATTACCTGAACTCCGGAGATGATAGAAAAGTGAGGGCAGGTCTCCTTGCCGTTGCAAATCTGAACGACTCCTCCCTGCACAGTAAGATAGCAAACTGTGATTATACAAAATTCGGGAAATTTATCGCTTTTGCCCTGGGTTGCAATTCACCAAGTGAATTATCATTATCCTGGTTGAGAAAAAAAATTAATTCTGAAAGGGGTGTTAATACAAAATATCTCCTCGATGCAATTGGGAAAATCGGTGATAAAACAGATCTGGATAAGGTTCTGGAGATTCATGAATCAAACAATGCTGCATTAGCAGAAGGCATATCTCTCGCTGTTGCAAATTTTGCTCTCAGAGGAATAAAATCAGAGCGTTCACCCTCTGTGCTGCTTTCACTTGTAAGCCATAAGGATTTCGACAACAAAACCCGCTCGATAGCCGCCTACTCGCTTTTCAGGAGCAGACCTTCAAAAGATCAAATTATTAAGCTCAAGGAAATCCTGGCTGATGTGGTTCGTGATGATGTCACTGAAGAAGAGGAAGACCTTGCGAAATATCTGATCCTTTCCCTCCGTTTTCTTAAAGTTGCACCTTACACCCCGAAAGAGGTTGAATTCATCAGTTTCACCCTCGATTTTTCACAACAGATTGATCTTGTCTCAACACTTCAATTTTATGATTTTAAGAGCAAAGAAGATCTGGACCGTCTTTTTGGTTTCATGTCGAATGCCAACGGGAATTTCGCCATAACAGCAACTACAGTTCTGAAAAACGCAATGACAGACAAAAAACTGATGGAAGCGAAATTTTCTGACCTCGAAAAACTCATTTCATCCTCAGTAAACAAACCTGCACTCATCGAAGAATTACTCGGTACTGCGTTCAAACTCTTCCCCGAAAAAGCCAATTCCCTTTTCACCGGTTACAGAGACAGACTGTCTCCCGCATCAGTTGCCGGATTGCTTGGAACAAAACCGGATCTGTTAAAGCATCCGGCTGATACACTTCTGAGCATATACTTTTCCGGAAATGAAAGAGTAAAACTTGCTGCAGTAACCGCTTTAGGTGAACTCAGGAAATCCGGCAGGGATTCCCTGATGATCCAAAATTTTGCCGTCAGCCAGTTCACTTCAGGATTCGCCTCGGTGGTATCAACCTGTTGCGAACTTCTTGATTCGGCTTTTATAGTGGAAAACAAATCAAAACTTGAAACAATCATCATTAAGGTTGTTAATGATGAATTGAACAACCCGAATTTTCTCGAAGCTCATCAGTCACTTTTGAAACTCTGCGAGAGTATAAGTGCGGATTTTGCACAGACGATAAAAGAACTCTTTGTAAACTCTGCCGTAAGTTCAATAAAAGCCTTGTCCGGAATGAAGGTGCCACACTCCCTTAGTTCGAATTTTGACGAGATTTGGAACAACGCTTTCAAATACAGAAGAGCCGTGATAGAAACGGAATTTGGCAACATTAAGCTCGAACTCTATCCCGGGTATGCCCCTGTGTCAGTCGGTAATTTTTGTTCGCTCGCACAAACCTCATTTTACAGAGATGTCCTTTTCCACAGAGTGGTTCCGGGTTTTGTCATCCAGGCTGGTGACCCTTCAGGAACCGGATGGGGCGGTCCCGGTTATGACATCATTTCGGAATACTCCCCACTTGAATACACTCCGGGAGCACTCGGAATGGCAAGTGCAGGTAAAGATACCGAGGGCTCACAGTTTTTTATCATGACCGGCACATTCCCGCATCTCAACTCGAGATACTCTCTTTTTGGCAGAGTGACGGAAGGACAGAATATTGCCAACGAGATTACTCAACAATCCCTTATAAAAAAGATATCCCTGTTTGAGTAA
- a CDS encoding GspE/PulE family protein: MLDPRLETADKIGYTLLRKGIIDAATLEKALDAKANDVNKIKRNLAQILVEDFSYDHDIVFAEVASLYAFRDFDSIADRFTDEKIEEIKRYVKSLPDSLQQLLSLQKVIPLLFDPVIKDKLILGAVDPTNKKISKIAFDLKAKKYEVTFIKKSRYDKLISHINPVENEFLKNIQDQPQEMITDMPDDTQLDEEALEAEINKSALINLVEAALVEGTRKGVSDIHIVPQGAKRTDIMFRIDGNLQVWYSQDNTYPEAVIAVVKDRAKGLDRFEREKAQDGFIQREIDGTVIRFRVSILPMVGTELRSKFESVVIRILDDRKVITDLNKLGLAGYARTAFDDAIRKPQGMVILTGPTGSGKSTTLVAALYQVIDPTVNVLTVEDPVEYVIKGARQLKISHKMNFEQAIRAILRHDPDIVLVGEMRDKETAEVAIKLANTGHLTFSTLHTNDAPSAVSRLYKMGIEPFLIAYAINIIVAQRLIRRLCVDCKKRTTEIPEEVIHILGIDPDEWKQYEVYEAVGCPKCSGTGYKGRIAIHEALYFTKELKRVIVSSGEEVDEERLKAQAKKDGSLNLRETGLEKVKLGMTSFDEVISGTMED, encoded by the coding sequence ATGCTTGACCCCAGACTGGAAACTGCTGACAAAATCGGATATACCCTTTTACGAAAAGGTATAATTGATGCTGCAACATTAGAAAAAGCACTTGACGCCAAGGCGAATGATGTAAACAAGATCAAAAGGAATCTTGCACAAATTCTTGTGGAAGACTTTAGTTATGATCATGACATCGTTTTCGCCGAGGTAGCTTCTTTATATGCTTTCCGGGATTTCGATTCCATTGCCGACCGTTTTACCGATGAAAAAATTGAAGAAATCAAGCGGTATGTAAAATCACTCCCCGATTCTCTTCAACAACTCCTGAGTTTACAAAAAGTAATCCCCCTGCTTTTTGATCCTGTTATAAAAGACAAACTTATTCTTGGCGCTGTCGATCCGACAAATAAAAAAATTTCCAAAATAGCGTTCGACCTAAAAGCCAAGAAATATGAAGTAACCTTCATAAAAAAATCCCGCTACGACAAACTTATCTCGCATATCAATCCTGTTGAGAATGAATTCCTGAAGAATATTCAGGACCAGCCTCAGGAAATGATCACAGATATGCCCGATGATACCCAGCTTGATGAAGAAGCACTCGAAGCAGAAATCAACAAATCCGCCCTCATCAACCTGGTTGAGGCTGCACTTGTTGAAGGAACAAGAAAAGGGGTATCCGATATTCACATCGTTCCTCAGGGTGCAAAAAGAACCGATATCATGTTCAGAATTGATGGTAACCTGCAAGTCTGGTACTCTCAGGACAATACCTATCCCGAAGCCGTTATCGCAGTTGTGAAAGACAGGGCAAAAGGACTTGACCGTTTCGAAAGAGAAAAAGCTCAGGACGGTTTCATCCAAAGAGAAATTGACGGCACTGTAATCCGTTTTCGTGTTTCCATACTCCCGATGGTCGGAACCGAACTCAGAAGTAAATTTGAATCGGTGGTTATTCGTATTCTCGACGACAGAAAAGTAATTACTGACTTGAACAAACTTGGTCTGGCAGGCTACGCAAGAACCGCCTTCGATGATGCAATCAGAAAACCGCAGGGAATGGTGATTCTCACAGGTCCCACGGGTAGCGGTAAAAGTACAACCCTGGTTGCTGCACTCTATCAGGTAATCGACCCGACTGTGAATGTACTGACGGTCGAGGATCCTGTTGAGTATGTAATCAAAGGTGCGAGACAGCTTAAAATCAGTCACAAAATGAATTTTGAACAGGCAATCAGAGCAATTCTTCGTCATGACCCTGATATTGTTCTTGTAGGTGAGATGCGTGACAAGGAGACCGCTGAAGTGGCTATTAAACTTGCGAACACGGGTCACTTGACATTTTCGACACTTCACACAAACGATGCACCATCTGCAGTTTCCAGACTTTATAAAATGGGCATCGAGCCGTTCCTTATTGCATACGCCATTAACATTATCGTGGCACAGCGCCTTATCCGGCGTTTATGTGTCGATTGCAAAAAGAGAACAACGGAAATCCCTGAAGAAGTGATTCATATTCTGGGAATTGACCCCGATGAATGGAAACAATACGAGGTTTATGAAGCTGTCGGTTGTCCAAAATGCTCCGGTACCGGATATAAAGGCAGAATTGCCATCCACGAAGCACTCTATTTTACCAAAGAGCTGAAAAGAGTTATTGTTTCCTCCGGTGAAGAAGTGGATGAGGAAAGATTAAAAGCGCAGGCGAAGAAAGATGGTTCACTTAACCTCCGTGAAACCGGTCTTGAAAAAGTTAAACTCGGCATGACATCTTTTGATGAAGTAATTTCGGGAACGATGGAAGATTAA
- a CDS encoding RsmB/NOP family class I SAM-dependent RNA methyltransferase: MNLISENIQSYLLGLFGEEQVSRFVELLGNPRKQSIRVNSLKSTPAKIKPVLESKYGIATSLHPELKDALVIDSDPENLIGKTFEHLLGYYYIQSTSSMLPPVYLEPEKGSKVLDLCAAPGSKSTQLGAMMENTGMLVVNEVQGDRLRTLSFNIERTNIYNCGIIQDKGEWLGKYYQNYFDKILVDVPCSGLGIIQKKEEVNKWWSTSSITGLINLQLSLIIAAVKMLKPGGELVYSTCTLTTEENEEIVNKVLEKYPVELIPVSIPEGIEGFTSANGKKFSPELSKTARVLPWLSNSEGFYLAKMIKTDKTEHIKSSEPREGRTVIKPFKKVKHTLASIINNFGIDEEVLNSFKYPDHGKKLYFVSGDWDDNRTGIYDRIGLKLGSYEKNDQVILNSIAAQALSQHFTRGIIDLDDPGELRNYMEGGTVKKYADSSRSSGADRQVILRSDGEIIGTGVVTERGLKSQFPRGHRNQNFRF; this comes from the coding sequence ATGAATTTAATCAGCGAAAACATTCAATCCTACCTGCTTGGTCTTTTTGGTGAGGAGCAGGTCTCCCGGTTTGTGGAACTCCTCGGTAATCCCAGGAAACAGTCAATCAGGGTTAATTCTCTTAAAAGCACACCCGCAAAAATAAAACCGGTTCTCGAGAGTAAATACGGAATCGCCACATCGCTACATCCTGAATTGAAAGATGCCCTGGTGATTGATTCCGATCCGGAAAATCTGATCGGGAAAACATTTGAACATCTGCTTGGATATTATTACATTCAAAGCACATCCTCAATGCTTCCACCGGTTTATCTGGAACCTGAGAAAGGGAGCAAAGTCCTCGACTTGTGTGCAGCACCTGGTTCGAAATCCACTCAACTTGGTGCTATGATGGAAAATACGGGGATGCTCGTTGTTAATGAAGTGCAGGGCGACCGGCTCAGAACCCTTTCTTTTAATATAGAAAGAACCAATATCTACAACTGTGGTATCATCCAGGACAAAGGTGAATGGCTTGGCAAGTATTATCAAAATTATTTCGATAAAATACTGGTTGATGTCCCCTGTTCCGGATTGGGGATAATTCAGAAAAAGGAGGAAGTTAACAAGTGGTGGAGCACTTCTTCCATTACAGGTTTAATAAATCTGCAACTCAGCCTTATTATTGCCGCAGTAAAAATGCTGAAACCGGGCGGCGAACTGGTTTATTCCACTTGTACCCTGACAACAGAAGAGAACGAAGAAATTGTTAACAAGGTCCTCGAAAAATATCCGGTAGAGCTGATTCCGGTCTCGATCCCGGAAGGAATTGAAGGATTCACTTCTGCAAACGGTAAAAAATTTTCGCCCGAACTCTCTAAAACTGCGAGAGTCCTTCCCTGGCTTTCAAATTCTGAAGGTTTTTATCTCGCAAAGATGATAAAAACAGACAAAACGGAACATATAAAGTCTTCCGAACCGCGCGAAGGAAGAACTGTAATCAAACCCTTCAAAAAAGTGAAGCACACCCTCGCTTCGATAATCAACAATTTTGGCATCGATGAAGAAGTCCTTAATTCCTTCAAATACCCCGACCACGGTAAGAAGCTTTACTTTGTCTCCGGTGACTGGGATGACAACCGGACCGGTATCTACGACCGTATCGGACTAAAGCTCGGATCCTACGAAAAGAATGACCAGGTGATTTTGAACAGCATAGCTGCTCAGGCTCTTTCACAACACTTCACCAGGGGGATTATTGATCTCGACGATCCCGGGGAATTAAGAAACTATATGGAGGGGGGCACAGTAAAAAAATACGCCGACTCATCCAGGTCATCAGGTGCCGACCGGCAGGTCATTCTTCGCTCCGATGGAGAAATTATTGGTACCGGTGTAGTTACAGAAAGAGGGCTGAAAAGTCAGTTCCCGAGAGGACACAGAAACCAGAATTTCAGGTTCTAA
- a CDS encoding ATP-binding cassette domain-containing protein: MSNNPSPVLLTAKELVVEYGEQKILSSASLTIHDEDRIGLVGRNGAGKSTFLKIIAGLLEPDSGEVSKQRDIRISFLSQEFTLDENSTVEENILSGASHIMEVLAEYESLPPDSHRRHILEEKIAHAGGWDLDRRLEQLMASLDAPPKDRVVNTLSGGEKRRTALCRTLLAQPDILILDEPTNHLDTDTIEWIENFLASYKGACIFVTHDRYFLDRIANRIVELANGVFFSHKGNYTDYLLNKAERTSLQIAGERKRESFLRKELDWVMRGPRARRTKAKSRLDKYYEIAEQRPVEKEIDIELIIPVPERLGNKILEIENLSVNMNGRVLVDSFSLNFESGRRLGIIGKNGTGKTTLLRTILGERKPDGGSIEAGERTVFNYVDQSRLILNDEETVFDAIGEGSDTVKFGKQTMPVWTYMRRFLFTDERTMTKVGKLSGGERSRLTLAKILKNGGNFIILDEPTNDLDLPSLRILEEALISFDGCVIVVSHDRYFLNRVCTGILAFEGNGKTTFSEGDYDYYIEKRDLAKNGAPVTESKEKRGDTRIKTQVKKLSYLEQKELDAIEEKILKAEEEVEKIEALFADPLFYEKYASQTDDLNKKHNEAKTLVKSLYDRWEELETKKSAIS, translated from the coding sequence TTGAGTAACAACCCTTCCCCCGTCCTTCTAACCGCAAAAGAACTCGTTGTGGAATATGGTGAGCAGAAGATTCTTTCATCCGCATCTCTGACGATACATGATGAAGACAGGATCGGTCTTGTTGGAAGAAATGGAGCCGGGAAGTCAACTTTCCTAAAAATTATTGCGGGGCTTCTCGAACCTGACTCGGGGGAAGTGTCCAAGCAAAGAGACATCAGGATAAGTTTCCTCTCACAGGAATTTACACTCGATGAAAATTCAACTGTCGAGGAAAATATTCTCTCAGGAGCTTCGCATATAATGGAGGTTTTGGCGGAGTATGAATCTCTCCCGCCCGATTCACACCGGAGACACATCCTTGAAGAAAAAATTGCTCACGCCGGTGGATGGGACCTCGACAGAAGACTTGAGCAGTTAATGGCTTCCCTTGATGCTCCACCTAAAGACAGAGTGGTAAATACCCTCTCCGGTGGTGAAAAGAGACGAACCGCCCTCTGCCGCACGCTGCTTGCACAGCCCGATATTCTTATCCTTGATGAGCCGACAAACCACCTCGACACAGATACCATCGAGTGGATAGAAAATTTTCTCGCCTCATACAAAGGTGCATGTATTTTTGTCACCCACGACCGTTACTTCCTCGACAGAATCGCCAATCGAATTGTGGAACTCGCTAACGGTGTTTTCTTTTCCCACAAGGGTAACTATACTGACTACCTCTTGAATAAAGCCGAAAGAACCTCACTTCAAATCGCCGGTGAAAGGAAAAGAGAAAGCTTCCTCAGAAAGGAACTCGACTGGGTGATGAGGGGTCCACGGGCACGAAGAACAAAAGCAAAAAGCCGGCTGGACAAATACTACGAAATTGCAGAGCAAAGACCGGTCGAAAAAGAGATCGATATTGAACTCATTATACCCGTCCCGGAGAGGCTTGGCAACAAAATTCTCGAGATTGAAAACCTTTCTGTGAATATGAATGGCAGAGTACTCGTCGATTCCTTTTCCCTTAATTTTGAATCAGGGAGGAGACTTGGCATAATCGGGAAAAACGGGACAGGTAAAACAACACTTCTTAGAACCATTCTCGGCGAAAGAAAACCTGACGGGGGCTCAATCGAAGCCGGTGAGAGAACTGTCTTCAACTATGTGGATCAGTCCCGGCTGATCTTAAACGATGAGGAAACTGTTTTTGATGCCATTGGTGAAGGAAGCGATACCGTAAAATTCGGGAAACAGACAATGCCTGTCTGGACATATATGCGAAGGTTCCTCTTTACCGATGAGAGAACTATGACAAAGGTCGGAAAACTTTCGGGTGGTGAGCGAAGCAGACTGACACTTGCAAAAATTCTTAAGAACGGCGGAAATTTCATTATCCTCGATGAGCCAACCAACGATCTCGATCTCCCGTCACTTCGTATTCTCGAAGAGGCATTGATCTCTTTTGATGGATGCGTAATCGTTGTGAGCCACGACAGATATTTTCTGAACAGGGTATGTACAGGAATACTGGCGTTTGAAGGTAATGGTAAAACCACTTTCAGTGAGGGTGATTATGACTACTACATCGAAAAAAGAGACCTCGCAAAGAACGGCGCACCCGTTACAGAATCTAAGGAAAAGCGGGGGGATACCCGCATCAAAACGCAGGTAAAAAAGCTTTCATATCTCGAACAAAAAGAGCTCGATGCCATCGAAGAGAAGATTCTGAAGGCAGAAGAGGAAGTCGAAAAAATAGAAGCCTTGTTTGCAGACCCCCTCTTCTATGAAAAGTATGCCTCTCAAACTGATGATTTGAATAAAAAGCACAATGAAGCCAAAACTCTCGTAAAATCCCTTTACGACAGATGGGAAGAACTCGAAACCAAAAAATCAGCCATCTCTTGA